A stretch of DNA from Anaerolineales bacterium:
CGGCAGAATTTACCAGGTATTCAACTGCCAGACGCCCATATTTGAGGCGATCCTGCAGCGTGAAGCCGTAAGGATCAGCGGGGAAACCAGGTGTGTGATATTCAAACTGCAAATACCATGGATTAATCACGAACCTAACCACCGACAAGACAATCACCACCGGCAGGATGATCGCTACCAGCCAGGAAAGTACCTTATAAAGAACTTTCATACCCATACCCTCATTGACTGACTCATCCCCTTAATGTCCAATTTCTCCAAGATCACCAAACATTACATATCCCAGCACCATGCGGTTGGTCACCCATTCGATAGGTGACCAGTCATCGGTGTACACCACATCCACAGGTGGCGTGGGTTGAACGTGGTCCAACGCAGTCCGGATCGAATCTAACAACAGGTTCGATGCACCCCCCGCTGTTATCAATTGATCATAATTCGCCTGCAAGTTGGAAAACTGTGTCGGTTGCTTTGTGGCATAGATCATGGTGTTATAAGACCCAGGCACATCCACGATGTACACGGAGGGAAAAACGGTCTGAATAGTACTGGCCATCTGATTTATCAGGGTACGGTCGACTGGTGACCTGCCGACATTGACCACCAGCACGCCAGCCTCTGTAAGATGCTCCTTGGTAGTTTGGAAGAATTCCTGGGTGGTCAGATGTGGTGGTATATACGGTGGGCGGTATGCATCCACCGCGATCATGGAATAGGTCTTGTCGCTGTGCTCCAGTCCCACCCGACCATCTTGAGGGATGGCATTCAGGTTGGGCAGGTCCATCCCGAAATATATTTTTCCCACATCGATGATCGCCGGGTCGATCTCAAAACCGTCGATGGGGATATCGCCAAAGACCGCGCTGGCCTGACGGGCGACTGTCCCGGCAGCTAAACCGATGATGGCGATATTTTTTACCTGGCTGGTCGGATAGGGTGGCTGGTTAAAAAATGAACCAACCAGGAACTCTTGCCATGGCCCTCCATAATTAAGCTCGGTGGGGTGCCACATTGAGTGGATTCCCTGGCCCTCATTCAAACGCAGGTAGCGGTAGCCATCCTGCTCGATAACCTGGATATAGTTGTAGGCTGATTCCTTCTCGAAAATCTCACCCGCGGTCTGCTTAATCGGTCCTCGACCCCAGGCAATTCCCAGGCCGACCAGGACAATCGGCATCCAGATCCACATCAGGGCTTTCTTCCAACCGGCTGATTTCCACATCCCAATGATCGCCACCGACACCAGGAAAACACTAAATATGAGGAAGGTATATGTGGTACCAACGAGGGGTATGAGCACCAGCACAGGCAGGAAAGTGCCAATGAATGATCCCAGTGTAGATATGGCATAGATCTGTCCCGAGATACGCCCGGCCTGGCGGGAATCAACAATAGCCAGGCGGATCGCGAACGGAGATATCGTGCCCAGAATGGTCACCGGGACGATGAACAAGACCAAAACCGCAGTGAAGGAACCAAGCAGGATTCCCACCTGCAGCTGGTCGAACGCATCAGCAGCAGCCAGCAGCACCGGGCGCGCCACAAAAGGAACCAGACCTGCCGTAAAACCTCCCCAAGCCAGGATCGCATACATCGTCTGCGGTTTGGGCGAGCGGTCGGCCCAGATCCCACCGATGAAATACCCGGCCGTCAGGTAAATCAGGATCAAGCCAATAATGCTAGCCCACACCAGGTTGCTTGTCCCAAAGATGTTACCCAGTAAACGTGATGCGCTAAACTCGATCGCCAGGCTGGTCATCCCCGCACAAAACACGGCGAAATACAGGTAGCTTTTTGAGACGCTTGCGCTAGAAAATGTTTTCATAGATGGAGTCTGTTCTAACCATAACAGCACTAACACGGGGATTATATCCTACGCTTCACCTTCACACAAACCACGGGTTTCCTAAAAATTTTTCTGAAAGCCTCTCACGGTGAATAGTGGTGGCACGGCGCATTAGCGCTTTGTTAATCATTAATCCCCATTCTTGCGTATAATTGGCACATCTATGCGTTTAATATAAGGAGGAAAATTCTATGCTAAAGGAATTCAGGGATTTCGCTCTAAAAGGAAATGTTGTCGACCTGGCTTTTGCGGTGATCCTGGGAGCCGCATTCGGAGCCATCGTGTCCTCCCTGGTGAATGACATGGTCATGCCGGTCATTGGCTACGCGCTGGGAGGTGTTAATTTCAACGATCTATTTTTCTCCCTCAACGGCGTAGCTTATGCATCCCTGGCAGATGCTAAGGCAGCTGGAGCACCAACCATCAACTACGGCGTGTTCATCAATACCATAATAACCTTCATCATCGTCGCCTTTGTCCTTTTCTTGCTAGTGCGTGGTATGAATCGCATGAGGAAGGCACCTGCTCCAGCAGCACCCACCACGAAGGAATGCCCGCATTGCTTCACCCAGATACCCATCCCAGCCACACGCTGCCCGAATTGTACATCGGAGCTATAGCACCCTGGATAACGAATGAACCCCAATAAGCCAACAGGTGCGGAGGTCCGCCAAACATTCATCGATTTTTTTGTTGAGCACGGTCACACATTTGTCCCATCTGCCCCTCTCGTTCCAGGAGGTGACCAGACCCTACTGTTTACCAATGCCGGCATGGTCCAATTTAAAGATGTCTTCCTCGGCCTGGATAAACGGCCTTATACACGCGCCACCGATTCGCAGAAGTGCATGCGCGTGGCGGGCAAGCACAATGATCTGGAGGATGTTGGCAGGGATAATATCCACCATACCTTCTTCGAGATGCTGGGGAATTGGTCATTTGGTGATTACTACAAAAAGGAAGCCATTACCTGGGCCTGGCAGCTATTGACCGATGTATGGGGTTTGCCCAGGGAAAACCTGTGGGCTACCGTCTTCCAGGATGAGAATGGGCTCATCCCGCCTGACGATGAAGCCGCCGAATATTGGAAGCAGATACCTGGGATAGATCCGGCGCATGTGCTGTATTTCGGTCGCAAGGATAATTTTTGGGAGATGGCAGAGACCGGTCCATGCGGGCCATGCAGCGAGATACACCTGGACCGCGGTATACGCTATTGTGACAAGCAAGACATTGCTGGGCACGTTTGCCGGGTGAATGGCGACTGCCTGCGTTTCCTCGAGCTGTGGAACCTGGTATTCATCCAGTACAACCACCTGAGCCCCACCCAGCTCGAACCGTTGCCTGCTAAGCACGTGGACACAGGCATGGGTTTTGAGCGTATTGTCTCGGTGCTCCAGGGAGTGGATTCGAACTACCGCACCGACCTGTTGTGGCCTTTGATCCTCACCACCCAAAAGCTTAGCGGGCACACCGATGAGCAGCGCGAAGAACAGTTTACTCCCTATCGCGTAATTGCCGACCATGCCCGCGCAGCGGCATTCCTGATTGCCGATGGCGTGGTCCCCGGCAATATGGGCCGGAACTACGTCACGCGCATGATCATCCGCCGAGCGTACCGATTTGGTGGCAAGATAGGTTTAAATGAACCCTTCCTATCCAAAGTGGCAGAAAAGGTCATCCAATCCTATGGAGATTTCTACCCTGAGCTGAAACGCAATCAAAAAGCGATCCTGATCGATATCCGCCTCGAGGAAGAGCG
This window harbors:
- a CDS encoding spermine synthase, whose amino-acid sequence is MTSLAIEFSASRLLGNIFGTSNLVWASIIGLILIYLTAGYFIGGIWADRSPKPQTMYAILAWGGFTAGLVPFVARPVLLAAADAFDQLQVGILLGSFTAVLVLFIVPVTILGTISPFAIRLAIVDSRQAGRISGQIYAISTLGSFIGTFLPVLVLIPLVGTTYTFLIFSVFLVSVAIIGMWKSAGWKKALMWIWMPIVLVGLGIAWGRGPIKQTAGEIFEKESAYNYIQVIEQDGYRYLRLNEGQGIHSMWHPTELNYGGPWQEFLVGSFFNQPPYPTSQVKNIAIIGLAAGTVARQASAVFGDIPIDGFEIDPAIIDVGKIYFGMDLPNLNAIPQDGRVGLEHSDKTYSMIAVDAYRPPYIPPHLTTQEFFQTTKEHLTEAGVLVVNVGRSPVDRTLINQMASTIQTVFPSVYIVDVPGSYNTMIYATKQPTQFSNLQANYDQLITAGGASNLLLDSIRTALDHVQPTPPVDVVYTDDWSPIEWVTNRMVLGYVMFGDLGEIGH
- the mscL gene encoding large conductance mechanosensitive channel protein MscL, which codes for MLKEFRDFALKGNVVDLAFAVILGAAFGAIVSSLVNDMVMPVIGYALGGVNFNDLFFSLNGVAYASLADAKAAGAPTINYGVFINTIITFIIVAFVLFLLVRGMNRMRKAPAPAAPTTKECPHCFTQIPIPATRCPNCTSEL